From the genome of Vitis riparia cultivar Riparia Gloire de Montpellier isolate 1030 chromosome 2, EGFV_Vit.rip_1.0, whole genome shotgun sequence, one region includes:
- the LOC117927503 gene encoding 50S ribosomal protein L25, giving the protein MLIHRHRQILTNALHLRHFSQSAAAAVLQDPLEPPPLTYLEGFPRPDPKFAEIIRAIPRTISGKNISAKERKVGRVPSIVFEQEDGQHGGNKRLISVKTNQIRKLVNHLGRSFFLSRLFDLEVGPDFESNEVIEKVRVLPRKLHLHAGTDAVLNVTFIRAPSHALLKVDVPLVFRGEDVSPGLKKGAYLNTIKRTVKYLCPADIIPPYIDVDLSELDAGQKIVMGDLKVHPALKLLRSKDEPVCKIMGTRVSDQRKSK; this is encoded by the exons ATGTTGATCCACCGCCATCGCCAAATCCTTACGAACGCCCTTCACCTCCGCCACTTCTCCCAATCTGCTGCCGCCGCGGTTCTCCAGGACCCCCTCGAACCACCACCGCTTACGTACCTGGAAGGCTTCCCTAGACCCGATCCCAAATTCGCGGAAATCATACGCGCCATCCCTCGCACCATCTCCGGCAAGAACATCTCTGCCAAGGAGCGGAAAGTCGGCCGCGTCCCCAGCATTGTGTTCGAGCAAGAAGACGGTCAACACGGCGGCAACAAGCGACTCATTTCTGTGAAGACCAACCAGATTCGGAAGCTCGTCAACCACCTGGGCCGGTCTTTCTTTTTGTCGCGTTTGTTTGATCTCGAAGTCGGACCCGATTTTGAGTCCAATGAGGTCATCGAGAAAGTTCGGGTTTTGCCGCGAAAG CTTCATCTGCATGCAGGCACGGATGCAGTGCTTAATGTGACCTTTATAAGGGCCCCTTCTCACGCATTATTGAAGGTTGATGTTCCTCTTGTTTTTAGGGGAGAAGATGTGTCTCCTGGATTGAAAAAAG GGGCATATTTGAATACCATAAAAAGGACTGTTAAGTACCTTTGTCCAGCAGATATCATCCCTCCATATATTGATGTAGATCTAAGCGAGTTGGATGCGGGGCAGAAGATAGTTATGGGGGACCTCAAAGTTCATCCAGCTTTGAAGCTTCTTCGGTCAAAAGATGAACCAGTTTGTAAGATTATGGGAACAAGGGTTTCTGACCAAAGGAAATCTAAATAA